One Brassica napus cultivar Da-Ae chromosome A5, Da-Ae, whole genome shotgun sequence DNA window includes the following coding sequences:
- the LOC125609172 gene encoding protein ALTERED XYLOGLUCAN 9-like yields the protein MLGAIHFGVLAACFVLFVPMAMAGWHLSRHKMLFFSGALFISLAVCVHLTPYFPSVSDIVASVSSVVVYDHRVSCINEVNQIVWDVKPRPRNSNNGSSKLDYFEKNWDWVRSRKVLSCEFQKLDKFDVSELLNGSWIVIAGDSQARFVALSLLGLVLGSGSEAMGSVREELFKRHSDYSIMVKEIGMKVEFVWAPYEKDLDDLVVSYKKKNKYPDVVIMGSGLWHMLHVNNASDFGSQLKELRSHVELLVPVRTKGEEGGGGSVSGRSMHMFWIGMPVLINGMLNTDEKKEKMSDTVWHEYDRSLGESKILRQMGGPLVLLDVQSFTWNCGPQCTLDGMHYDSAVYDAAVHVMLNALLIESHQTL from the coding sequence ATGCTAGGAGCGATCCACTTCGGAGTATTAGCAGCGTGTTTCGTCCTCTTCGTCCCCATGGCCATGGCAGGCTGGCACCTCAGCAGGCACAAGATGCTCTTCTTCAGCGGCGCTCTCTTCATCTCCCTCGCCGTCTGCGTCCACCTCACCCCTTACTTCCCCTCCGTCTCCGACATCGTCGCCTCCGTCTCCTCCGTCGTCGTCTACGATCACCGCGTCTCCTGCATCAACGAGGTGAACCAGATCGTCTGGGACGTTAAGCCTCGACCTAGAAACAGCAACAACGGTTCTTCGAAGCTCGATTACTTCGAGAAGAATTGGGATTGGGTGAGATCGAGGAAAGTTCTGAGCTGCGAGTTTCAGAAGTTGGATAAGTTCGATGTCTCCGAGCTCTTGAACGGATCTTGGATCGTCATCGCTGGGGACTCTCAGGCGAGGTTCGTGGCGTTGTCGTTATTGGGCCTGGTGTTGGGCTCGGGGTCTGAAGCTATGGGCTCGGTTAGAGAGGAGCTTTTCAAGAGGCATAGTGATTACAGTATTATGGTTAAAGAGATTGGGATGAAGGTGGAGTTTGTCTGGGCTCCTTACGAGAAAGATCTTGATGATCTTGTCGTGTCgtataagaaaaagaacaaGTATCCAGACGTTGTGATTATGGGGAGTGGGTTGTGGCATATGCTTCACGTCAACAACGCGTCAGATTTTGGATCTCAGCTTAAGGAGCTGAGGAGTCATGTTGAGTTGTTAGTCCCCGTGAGGACCAAGGgggaagaaggaggaggaggatcggTTTCGGGGAGGTCTATGCATATGTTTTGGATAGGGATGCCGGTTTTGATCAACGGGATGTTGAATACTGatgagaagaaggagaagatgagtgATACGGTGTGGCATGAGTACGATAGGTCGTTAGGGGAGAGTAAGATCTTGCGGCAGATGGGCGGGCCGCTTGTTTTGCTTGATGTTCAGTCTTTTACTTGGAACTGTGGACCGCAGTGTACGCTCGATGGGATGCATTATGACTCTGCGGTGTATGATGCTGCGGTTCATGTCATGCTCAACGCCTTGCTTATTGAATCTCATCAAACTTTATGA
- the LOC125609174 gene encoding glutathione S-transferase F11-like, translating to MVVKLFGQIKAGNPQRVLLCFLEKGIEFEVIHVDLNTFEQKKPEYLLRQPFGQVPAIEDGDLKLFESRAISRYYATKYADQGTDLLGKTLEQRAIVEQWMEVEANYFNVVVLPLVINIVFTPKFDVALVEELKVKLDKVLDVYENQLAMNRYLAGAEFSLADLTHMPGMRYIMNEAGLGSMITSRENVNRWWNEMSARPAWKKLMEMAAY from the exons ATGGTGGTCAAACTATTTGGGCAGATAAAAGCAGGTAATCCACAAAGAGTATTGCTCTGTTTTCTGGAAAAGGGAATCGAGTTTGAAGTTATCCATGTCGATCTCAATACATTTGAGCAGAAAAAACCAGAATATCTTCTTCGTCAG CCGTTTGGTCAAGTTCCAGCTATTGAAGATGGAGATCTGAAGCTTTTTG aatcacgagccATATCGAGGTATTACGCGACCAAGTATGCGGACCAAGGAACGGACCTATTGGGCAAGACCTTGGAGCAACGAGCCATCGTGGAACAGTGGATGGAAGTTGAGGCTAACTACTTCAACGTTGTGGTTCTACCTTTAGTTATAAACATCGTGTTTACACCCAAGTTCGACGTTGCTTTGGTGGAAGAGCTAAAGGTCAAGCTCGATAAGGTCCTGGATGTATATGAGAACCAGTTAGCTATGAACCGGTATTTGGCTGGTGCTGAGTTCTCATTGGCTGATTTGACTCATATGCCCGGTATGAGGTATATAATGAATGAAGCCGGTTTGGGGAGCATGATTACGTCTAGGGAGAATGTTAACCGGTGGTGGAATGAGATGTCGGCTAGACCGGCTTGGAAGAAACTTATGGAAATGGCTGCATATTAA
- the LOC125609173 gene encoding expansin-A13 — translation MQLFLLLLLLAALSPPATSHYSSSTSSPSSSSVSEWRPARATYYAATNPRDLVGGACGYGDLVKSGYGMATVGLSETLFERGQICGACFELRCVDDLRWCIPGTSIIVTATNFCAPNYGFDPDGGGHCNPPNKHFVLPIEAFEKIAIWKAGNMPVQYRRINCRKEGSIRFTVDGGGIFISVLITNVAGSGDISAVKIKGSRTGWLPMGRNWGQNWHINADLKNQALSFEVTSSDKSTVTAYNVAPRNWDYGQTFEGKQFETP, via the exons ATGCAACTGtttctcctccttctcctcctcgCCGCACTATCTCCTCCGGCGACTTCCCACTACTCATCCTCAACCTCATCTCCATCTTCCTCCTCCGTCTCCGAATGGCGTCCAGCTCGAGCCACCTACTACGCCGCCACGAATCCTAGAGACTTGGTAGGCGGTGCGTGTGGATACGGAGATCTCGTCAAATCTGGATACGGTATGGCGACGGTTGGTCTGAGCGAGACTCTGTTTGAGCGTGGTCAGATCTGTGGCGCTTGTTTCGAGCTCAGATGTGTCGATGATCTCCGTTGGTGTATCCCTGGAACTTCGATCATCGTCACCGCTACGAACTTCTGCGCTCCTAATTACGGGTTTGATCCCGACGGTGGTGGTCATTGTAACCCACCGAACAAACATTTCGTGTTGCCGATCGAAGCGTTTGAGAAGATCGCTATTTGGAAAGCGGGGAACATGCCCGTGCAGTATCGCAG GATAAACTGTAGAAAGGAAGGGAGCATTAGGTTTACAGTAGACGGTGGAGGCATTTTCATTTCGGTTCTGATCACCAATGTTGCCGGATCCGGTGATATATCCGCTGTGAAGATCAAAGGTTCGAGAACCGGGTGGTTACCAATGGGTCGCAACTGGGGACAGAACTGGCACATCAACGCCGATCTCAAGAACCAAGCTCTCTCGTTTGAAGTCACTTCTAGCGACAAATCAACCGTGACAGCTTACAACGTCGCTCCAAGAAACTGGGATTACGGACAAACCTTTGAAGGCAAACAATTCGAGACTCCGTAA
- the LOC111207930 gene encoding NAC domain-containing protein 45: MSPVSLPPGFRFHPTDEELITYYLKRKINGLEIELEVIAEVDLYKCEPWDLPGKSLLPSKDQEWYFFSPRDRKYPNGSRTNRATKGGYWKATGKDRRVSWRDRAIGTKKTLVYYRGRAPHGIRTGWVMHEYRLDENECEPSAYGMQDAYALCRVFKKIVIEAKPRDQHRSYIHAMSNVSGNSSFDPCSDLEISSTTHQVQNAFRPQIGNGRFNSNASNQNWSQYYGSSYPPFPTPYKVNNEIECSMLQHNISLPPLRIENSAVSNYDFYNTSTTHNNNHGVLEDFTFAESNSNHYNNTVGDQVIHVGNYDEPLIVSNNYMNQGYIEEQKIISTFDDNNQDLGFHGDNTNINIDIDDFFSFDMYNEENVNRVEANKEDVNINEAVDSSGFEVVEEEIRVNNQMLISAYQTTKILYHQVVPSHTLKVHINLINHNVEDKILFIEEDNDSWVQRAEKITKIKLNLVSLIAQQYYKYLTIFF, encoded by the exons ATGTCTCCTGTCTCGTTACCTCCAGGTTTTAGATTTCATCCAACCGATGAGGAGCTGATTACCTACTatctgaaaagaaaaattaacggTCTAGAAATCGAACTTGAGGTTATCGCTGAAGTTGATCTCTACAAGTGCGAGCCATGGGACTTGCCag GGAAGTCCTTGCTTCCTAGCAAAGACCAAGAATGGTACTTCTTCAGCCCACGAGACCGGAAGTATCCTAACGGTTCGAGGACAAACCGAGCAACTAAAGGCGGGTACTGGAAGGCAACGGGTAAAGACCGCCGTGTTAGTTGGAGAGACCGAGCCATTGGAACCAAAAAGACATTAGTTTACTACCGTGGACGCGCGCCACATGGTATTAGAACCGGTTGGGTCATGCATGAATATCGACTAGATGAAAATGAATGCGAGCCTTCTGCATACGGCATGCAG GATGCATATGCACTTTGTCGTGTGTTTAAAAAGATTGTGATTGAAGCTAAACCAAGAGATCAGCATCGTTCTTACATCCACGCTATGTCAAATGTGAGTGGAAATTCGAGTTTTGACCCTTGTTCAGATCTAGAGATCAGTTCAACTACTCATCAAGTTCAAAACGCATTCCGGCCTCAAATTGGAAACGGACGTTTTAATTCAAACGCCAGTAACCAAAACTGGTCACAATACTATGGTTCTTCTTATCCACCGTTCCCTACTCCATATAAG GTTAACAATGAGATCGAATGCTCAATGTTACAACACAATATATCTCTACCACCGTTGCGTATAGAGAACTCTGCGGTCAGCAATTACGATTTCTATAATACGAGTACGACTCACAACAACAATCATGGCGTTTTGGAGGACTTTACTTTCGCTGAGAGCAACTCCAACCATTATAATAATACCGTTGGTGATCAAGTGATCCATGTAGGCAACTATGATGAACCATTAATAGTGTCAAATAATTATATGAACCAG GGTTATATCGAAGAGCAGAAGATCATATCGACTTTTGATGATAATAACCAAGATCTTGGATTTCATG GAGACAATACCAATATCAACATAGATATCGATGACTTCTTCTCGTTTGATATGTATAACGAGGAAAACGTAAATCGAGTAGAAGCTAACAAAGAAGACGTGAATATAAATGAAGCCGTAGATTCATCCGGATTTGAGGTGGTTGAAGAAGAAATTAGGGTTAACAACCAAATGCTCATCTCGGCATATCAAACAACGAAGATTCTATATCACCAAGTCGTACCATCTCACACGTTGAAAGTTCACATTAATCTCATTAATCACAATGTGGAAGACAAAATATTGTTCATTGAAGAAGATAACGATTCTTGGGTACAAAGAGCTGAGAAGATCACGAAGATAAAACTAAATCTTGTTAGTTTAATAGCTCAGCAATATTACAAATATCTTAcgatttttttctaa